Below is a window of Nicotiana tabacum cultivar K326 chromosome 19, ASM71507v2, whole genome shotgun sequence DNA.
CAGAAAACGTCCGAAACCAATATTGAGAATCGAAACAAGTTGAAGCATCCACACACTACTGGCAAAACAGGTTTTGCTCTAATCATCTAGGTTtgattttttctcttatttttcttaaAGTATGAACTTGTTAACTTTGCATGAAAAGATTCTTATACCAGTTTTCATGTGACTAGGAAAAAAAGTAGGAAATGGCTGATACTTCGGATATTCTATCAAGCAAGGACATCTTTGTGgctacaagaaaaagaaaacctggTCGAGTATACAAAGGCTCTTATGAGAATACAATTAGTAAAATTGTAAGAAATTTCTAATTTAAAGTTTGTCGTGATTATTTATTTGTTCTTAATTATTGACTTAGTTTTATTTACTTAAACTCTGTTCTCTTGCATTTGGTTTGTAGGCTGAAATGGAGAGAATACAATCAACTCAAGAAAGTGGAGATGACAGTGATGATGCGTTTGCATCAGTCATGGGACCTGAGCACCCAGGTCGGGTAAGATTGTATGAACAAGGAGTTAACAAGACTgtcttaaaaaagaaaaaaggagatttTGGATCCTCTGTAAATGCTACTGATGAGAGAATGCAAtaaaaaaatggaggaaatggaaGAGAGTATGCAACAAAGAATGCTGGAAGAGTTGAATGCACAAAAGGAAGCTATGGAACAAGATATTATGATGAACGTCGTTACACGACTTCAACGTCTCAACCCCGATTTGAGATTTGATCCTGACATGCTAATATTCAGTGCTCGTGCACTTGGAGAAGCTTCTTCTGCACAACAAGATCTATTCAACCAATCAATCGTCCATCCGCTGGCAGTAACAATCAAGGTTAGTCCGTACCAAATGTTACACGTCTTCTCGAGAAAAGAGTATGTTATCTCTTCATTTTATTTGAACTCTTTATAATAATTGTTGTAATTGAGGCGTAGTTGATTGAAGATTTCTACTGTTGCACTAATCTTGTTTTGGATGCCTCGGAGAGTGTACAGTACTTTGAATTTTATGCCTAAACTAGTGATCTTTTGTGTCGCTTGATACTCGATTTGATTTATGTTCAGTAACTGCTTTTCATTTTCGACTAACTGGAAGTTGAGTATTATGAGTTTACTGAATCCAGCTAAATCCCATAACTCTTTTGGTttgaattttatttctatgaagCTGAGTCCATTGCATTTTCATCACTGCTTCGTCTAcgaattttgtttcttttttctttctgggGATCATGTTTTAGTTTGATTGGATAAGCAAAGTAGTATTGGAATGATTTGGGTGGAGTGGAATGGTTTCAAATGATTAGTACAGTCGACTCTGACTTCCTTTAGGGGTTGAGGTGAAGTTGTGGTTGTTTGGTTTATTTCTTAGAAAACTAGAAATAAGAAACAAAAACTGGCATTATGAATTATTTTCCAGTACCTTCCTTCATGGTGTCTTCTGATTTCACTCTGGTTCCTTTACAGTCTTTGAGCGGTTATATACCAATGAATATTTTGCTAATTTCCAAATTTTCTCTCCCCACTTCTGCTTACAAATTTTATGCCATTATTTTTACACTTGTTACTCCTTCCGTTTGACTTTACaatatataattcatatatatatatatatatatatatatatatatatatatatatatatataggattcTCTTGTAggataataattttatttatactcttttGTAGGTGGAGTAGATGAAGAAATGGAAGACGGAGGCAGTGATGAAGATCTAGACCTTACTTAAGAGAATTTTGAATTGTTGATTGTTGTAGATGCATGTGGCGGTTTCTAGGAATGTTTGTTATCAAAACTTTTGAAAACTTTTAACTCATGAAATATCAAATGTATGTACTTGGTATCATTTCGTCACTTCATATATGGATTTGTTGATTATATTGTTGGACGATTTCGATTATGAAtagtttcattttgttatttatATAAAGTTTAGTGTTTTATAATTTATTGTATATATGTGTAAATCTTTATTTACAACAGGGGGCAATATTTTCAATTCAATTAAACTGTTACAATAGCAAACAGAACCGTTGCCATAGGACCTGCAAACCGTTCCAAAATAATCTAAAAGCTGTTGCAATAGGTAGTTCAACAGTTGCAATATCATAAAGAAATCGTTGCCATTTCTACAATAGCTGTAACAGTTTAATAGATATAGTAACGGTTATTTACCGTTGCATTTAATGTTATGGTTACGGACATTAACCGTTGTAGTTGATAAGAATAATCGTTCCAACAGGGAAGAGGGAAAACCGTTGCGATAGACCTTACTATAGCAACGGTTATCTGAACCGTTCCAAAAACCATTCCATAAGCTCTATAGGCACGCCAACTTGTGGAACGGGCGCTGAACCGTTGCAATACCTCTATGGCAACGGTTGACCTATCTGTTGCAACGGTTTTCCATGCATAGCCATAGGTAAATTTTTCAGTAGTGAAGGTTCATCATTGTAATATCGAGCCATGGTACGAAGAATATGCTGTCGAGCACGAAGACCCAGAGACAgaccaagatcgagatcggccaagatcaagATCGGTCAGGATCAAGATCAAGCCAAGAAACAAAAAGCCGTCACAACCGCAATTAGGGGGAGAATCTCGGCAGAAATCACGACACGTATcaagaggccgattaattagcccATCATGAGAGTCCTTACTAtatttagaattgtatcaagagtaggacttccctactatataaagggggcctGATCATTTGTAAAACACACCTCGTACAAAAGCAATATAATACTCTTTTCTCAAGGTTCTCAATATTCTATTACTTCGCTTATATTTCCTTTGTTGTTTTATTTGGTTCGAGGGCCCAAGCTACATATCTCATTtggtttgcttttatttttctttacagtcaatttcaatatcagtttgcatattttctcagtttatgccaagtaaaatcacgtgtccttaaaaccacatataaattcaattgttatctacTTTTAGGATAAACAAtattatttgattgaaaattatcAGATAAATTTGAAAGAATAATGGTAATATTTATCCTAAGATAAAATAAACTATtcattaaaatattaaataatatttgaccAACTATTTAACCAATTATTGGTGAATTGGTCTTACAGTAATTAACGGGCCCCTAATACTTATTGAAACTCTATATGGAAAAAAACAGTTGTTGTATTTGTAAACCCTCAGAAGCACAAAAAGTAAAATGTATGGAGGTAATATCTGTCATCAAATGAGATAGAAGATCCCCTTGTAGTTAGGCGCTATAGCTGCTACTACACAGAGAAACATCATTTCCAAGATGGTGCATGGAATTATGAAGAAATTACTCGAAGATGTGTTTATTTATATACTTTTGAAGCTTCCGGTAAAATCTATTATGCGATTCAAATGTATTTCTAAAACGTGGTACATTCTCATGCAATCCTCCACATTCATTAACCTTCATCTCAATCGTTCAACAAAGGCAAAAGACGAACTCATTCTCTTCAAGCGTTCTTTTCAAGAAGATCCCTTCCAACATAAAACTATCTTGTCTTTTCTTTTCGGTGTTGATGATGGTTATCTTTATCCTGTTTCACCAGATCTGGATGTGCCATACCTGGAATCCACTTTTAGCAGCACTTATGATCAATTTATTGGACCTTGCCAAGGTTTGATAGCTTTGATAAATATCGTTGACACTGTCTTATTCAATCCAGCTACTAGAAATTATAGGTTGGTACCACCTTGTCCTTTTGGAGTTCCACAAGGTTTTCGTCGTTATGTTGATGGTGTTGGGTTTGGCTTCGACTCTATTGCGAATGACTACAAGGTTATTCGAATTTCCGAAGTTTACAATGATCCTCCTTACAGGGATCCATTTACGAGGGAAGTGAAAGTTGAGGTTTATGATATGAGCactgattcttggagagaaatgGAGCATGTTAATCAAGAAATGCCCAGGGTTTATTGGGCGCCTTGTTCTCTAGTATTTTACAACAGTGCTTGTCATTGGCTTGCTATTGCACCCAAAGACAAAATGACAATTCTTTGTTTTGATATGAGCACAGAGACTTTTAACAATATTAATATGCCAAATACCTGCAATTCCTACAACGGCCCGTGCTATGGCCTAGTGGTCTTAGACGAGTCTATAACAATGATTCGTTACCCTAACACAAATCCTGAGTATGATGCCGCACAAGATTTAATGCAGATATGGATAATGAAAAGGTACGGTGTATACGAGTCTTGGATCAAGAAATACACAATTAGACCTCTTCCTATTGAATCCCCATTAGCAATTTGGAAGGATCGTATGATGCTTTTGCAAAGCAGAAAATGTTTTTTGATTTCCTATGATCCTAAGTTTGATAAAGTCAAGGAATTATATTTACATGGTTGTCCTAGAAGCTTGAGAGCCATAAGTTACAGAGAAAGCTTGATACAAATTCCATGTGGAAGCGAGAACAGTACACAAGTTCAAAAATTTTAGAGAAGGTACCACTCTTCAATTTTAAGTTGATAAGTATcttattttcaataatattttattcATCGAGTTTTGaacgtatttttttttttatagtagCTAGCTTATTCACTAATTATGGCTCTACAAATACTTAGCATGTCACTGTAGTTATGTTTATTTTTCTGATGTAGTATTGTAGACATAAAATATTTGACATATCAAACCTATATAAAATTTGAGCTAAATCTTAAAGTTAAGATACCACATATTGTGCCCATCCTTGATCTTGAAACCCTAAGGCCCATCAAGAATTTCATAGAGGCTGCTCTATCCGAATCACACCTATATAAAGAGATACATATTCCCTTGAAGAGACATCTCGATAAATACTATAAACTCTTGGAATATTCACAAAGATCATcacgaaaaatttcaaaaactcttgggatattcacaaagagatcaTCTAAAAAAATCCATAAACTCTCGGGATATTCATAAATAGAtcaagatataaaataaaatcgTGATCAAGTGACATTCTTCTCGATAATTATATACTTCAAGAAGAAGATACACACAATGCTTGACTTTCATGGAGATCAAATACATCCAGAGGAGTTCTGCAAAATCCTACGTTCGAGAAATACGTCATttcatgtcatgacccaaaattcacaagtcatgatggcacctaacccaacccgctaggtaagtcaacgGTCACATGATTAATAATGAAAGTGAAATAACATAGTCTAATAACTCAACATCGGAAAAATACCACAAGATACCTGAGAATAAAGTCAAAATGCTACTACAACCAACCCCGAAATCTGGTGTCAACAAGTACACGAGCACTACTGAATAACACGGTACAAAATAAATCCTCTAGTACAATTGTCTGAACATGAGAAAAACTGAAAAGATAAAGGTAACAAGAAGAGAAATTCAAGGACTGCGGACGGTatagcagctacctcgtagtctcccaaATAGCTGGCAAAACTCATGCCTGAAAATAACCTCGGcgggatgtacctggatctgcacacgaagtgcagagtgtagtaggagtacaaccgactcaatgtactcaataagtaacaacactaACCTTGGGTTGAATGCAGTAACGAGCTCAGAACAATAGTCAAGTGCCAGTACCAATAACCGATAACAGTTTAGAATAATAAAGGATAAACCATAGAAACATGAGATCAATGATATCAAGTATAACTCGTTTTCATTTCAGAAATTTATGCATGTTTTCAAGTATTAACAATTTAACACCCAATACGGATAAGGCAGGTCAATTACCAGTTAGCATggggaaagtacatctctatgcctaaaTGTCAACTAAACACGTAAATCAATAGTATCACAGTGTATCCATCAATAGTATTTACActtagcactgtacgggtgcctggcataaCTGCCATCATCAAGCACACATATGAAACAATGTGCCTGCATCCACTGGTgatatgtcagactccggaggggcagatcctgcccaagcactaattcTATTCACTTAACCCAATAATGAGGCATGGTGCATGCGTCGCCTCAAAACAATAACACTCAGCCAATATGGGTCTGACATACGCGTCACCTCAGAATCAGTACCAAACCGGCTCTAAGGCCCAAACTCAGTCATTTGCCGTTCAAATCTCAGATTAACACATCTCCAATAATCAATTATTTTACCCTTAAGAAATATCAACAACATgtgaggaatcaaataagaaGTACTGAGACAAAGATATCATACACGGATATAGTATTATGACTGAGAAGATGTGTGCAAATAAGGTATATAACTCAGAAGCAACAAGAATATCCTTATCAAGTCtcaaacaattaacacatagcctagacatgatgtcTAACATTATTCACAGTtcaaataatcaaacaagtagaGGGGGCGCGGGGGTAACATGGTACGATAGCAAAACAAGCCCGGTATTAGCCTAAAGGCCTCCCCAAACTATGAACAAATCGGTGCACATacacacgcccgtcaccaagCGCGTAAGTCACCCCAATAACTTTCATATAACGTAATACTTAGGGTTAAATACCCTTaaatccaagtttagaagtgttacttacctcaaagtacgcaactcaatgctccaacaaaccATTGCCTCACGAATCTGcctctgaacgactcgaatctagtcacaaacaacttaatttaattaatacaagctataggaataaattccataccataaagctaagatcttaaaccaaattcaaaaagtcaacccaaaaagtcaacttcAGGCCCacgcctcagaacccgataaaactcacaaaatccgaaaacccattcaattatgagtccaaccataccaaaatcatctaaTTTCGATCACAATTCGatcctcaaatctccaaatcttactctccaatactTGGTCTAAAATCCCacaaatttcacctcaaacacaCACAATCTAGGTGTAAAAATAAATGGCTATTCAATATTTATTGACAAAAGTGATCAAAAGTCACTTACATCTTAAATTGTagtgaaatccctctcaaaaaccGCCCTAGCCGAGCTCtgcaagtccaaaaatgaagaaaagactCAAACCCTCGATATTTATGTTCTGTCCAGCAAAACCCCTTCTGTGGTCAAgatcaccgcttctgcggtcaaccatccgcatctgcggaattcaCTTAAAAGCCGacccaccgcatctgcggtccctagCCCGTACCTGCAGATGCGCTTTTGTGCACAACTATCCGCTTCTGCAGACTTCCCAATCCAGCTCCTGCTTCACTTCTACGGAAACAAGTATGCATTTGCGGGCTCGCAGATCGGGAAATAATCTCGCACCCGCGGCCCCTGCCCTTAGGGCTgttcatttggatcggatatcctaAATCCGAACCGATCCGCTCAATTTCGGATTACGGATTTCGGATAtttggatcggatttcggattatgTTTACTAAAATTTTGGATATTcagatcggattcggattggtatAATTTTAACACGATCtgatccgaaatccaaaattatAAAGGCAAGTATAAATACTAAACTTTAGTTTCAGATAGTTAGTACTTCCTTtacatcttcctccaagttattacctttacaattactggatttagctatattggcaccataTTACCCTCATAATTACATAAACATAAATTTTTCTTGCTGTATTGCCTCTTTTAGAAAGAAAATATACGTATGagtttgcaactttgaggcaCAACAACTCGAACCTCCAGAGAAGTATTTTCTTAGAGATGCAATGGTGATAAAAGGGATAAAAAGTAAAAAGATGTTTGTATTAGCACATAACACAAAAGAAGCAGATAAGGCAGATGCATTAGCCGATTAGATTAGCAATAGCCTTAATAATACGTATAATCCGATCCAAAATCCGAAATATTGATctgatccaaactttaaaatctgaTCTGATCCGATATTAATTCAGATCGTATTCAGATTGTATTTTgtagaatccgaaatccgaatccAAAATGTGCTAAATGCGATCTGATCCAATCCATGCACAACCCTACCTGCCCTGCTCACCtagaaccgcttctgcgaccccttggccgcttctacggctctgCACCTACGGCCAAATCCTCGTAGGTGTGATTACGCCAGATCTGCTGCCATCAGAAATTGCATAAGTCCAATTCTTActccgatttcaatccgaattaaacctgaggcccccggaaccccatccaaacataccaacacgtcctaaaatataatacgaacttagtcaaagccacaaataatatcaaacaatatcaaaaacaggaatcgtaccccaattcaagccaattgaaactaatgaatttccaacttctaaaactaatggcgaaacctatcaaacaaactctgattgacttcaaatttttcacataagtcattAATCACACAACGGatatactccaacttccggaacgaaaatcgaccccgacatcatcaaattcaactctagatcaaacttttcaaccttctgtcatgacccaaaatccctccttaggagtcgtgatggcacctagtctccaagactaagtaagcctaccACATACTGAGTTAACAATAGATTTAAACCAATTAACTATTAGACATGAACCAGTAACTTTTATACATAGCCAACAACCATCAATAGATGTACAATatctcaaaaccggtagtacaagtcataagcctttatAGAGTAACAGCGACTATCAAATACATACATCActatttggaatagaaataaTAGCACAAAGTAATAATTCAGAAAGTGACTTCtaggcctgcgaacgcgacaacaggtataccttgaagtctctaccgCAATATTCGATAAGCTATCTAATGACCAGCATGCTCCGAGATACccagatctgcacaaaaatatgcagcaagcagagcatgagtacaccacaatggtacacagtaagtatcaagactaacctcgatgtaGTAGTGAAGAGAAatagtcaagacacttactagacATAACAATTTATACATGTAGGAATATAAAAGTAACAGGGAACAATGTCAGTATAAAGCTAAAcatggtaataataataatacaatactTGCAAATGGAAACTAGAAGGAACAATTAGCAACAAAGAGCAAACATGTAATAACGCCGTAAAGAAAGCAAAATACAACTAAAGTCTAGTGAAACAAAGTAAGGAAAAACAAGTAGCAACCCAATAATCAACCGCTCTCACACAAGGTTTATACAAGAATTGCCttgaggtaccacacctcataatcacaaatcactaGTCCCAATTCACGAACCGTAACGACTTGGCATTTTGTGATGACATTACCAATCACAACCGCAGGTgcaactcacgtgctgcaaggACGACTCATTTGCCAATGCTATTAATACCTCATatttgcacagacaactcacgtgctaacaatatcaatatctcatatccgcacggacaactcgcgtgccaaTAGTACAACTCATGCACAAAAGACTGGTATACAAGAATACACGTACATGATCAACAAACATCAAGGTTCATATTCTTGGACTGATATAAGTGACAGattacggtgtatgcttgtgcaagtgtactatcacaTCTTGAGTCAACAAGTAAGATCAGAGACACTGAATGGCACATTGGAAACAATACCACAAAACCCGTAATATGTATGACTCACACAAGATAGTCACCACCACCCAGATATTATCAATGACAATGCcctcaggccatcacaaatcatccccgacatagcccatcttgtctcaccacatgcgcaataataaagtaaatgccttccacacaacaacaacaataacaacaacaacctagtgaaatcctacaagtggggtctagggagggtagtgagTACGCAGACCCTACCCCTGCCCCGAGGGAGTAGAGAgtttgtttccgaaagaccctcggctcaagaagacggaAAGAGACAAATACATCAGTACCATCAACAGAaaccatagaaataataacagcgacataagaaccagaaaatagatgaaaagcaataacaataacaagtAAATAAGGCCCGGTACTATGGAAACTGGAAGAACAGTGTGAACACAACATTAACCACTAGCACTTTGTGACGAAACCCTATCATACTAGCCTGACACCCGGTACGAAGTAGAAAAATTCTCAACTACCTCTtagcctacaaccctaatgctcgacctccacaccttcctatcaagggccatgtcctcgaaaatctgaagccacatcatgtcctgcctgatcacctctccccaatacttcttaggccaccCTCTACCACTTCTCGTACCCTCCAAAGAcaatcgctcacacctccttaccggggcaTCTAAGCTTCTCATCcgcacatgcccgaaccatctgagcctcgcttctcacatcttgtcatccataggagccacgcccaccttctccagAATAACTTCATTCCCAATCATATCAATcatagtgtgcccgcacatccacctcaacatcctcatttctgctactttcatcttctggagatgtgagttcttaactggccaatACTATGCAACGTGGCTCGTCTAACTACCTCTCTATAAAACATACCTTTGATcaacagtggcactttcttgtacACACGACTCCAGATACTAACatccatttcatccaccctacCCCTATATGGTGTGCGACATCCTAGCGGCTTGGCATCTTGTCCCGACATCCACATGtgcaaacccaacatatatagcccgccttgtcatgtagcatatgaaaatttcaataataacaatagcacggacaACCCACATGCGAATACCCTGATAATCCTCGCAACAATACCAcatgtgccaaaacataacaacataATATAACAACCTGCACCACATGTGCTCATATAACACAATGTTTCCGCAACAACAATTCCAATACCAGAACCacacatagcccacggctcaacaacaCCGaatacaacaagaacaacaataacacgagagtaggacaagtaaatcaacacaagaattacaTCAATACAATGAAATGGAAGAATATGATCAACAATGAAATACATAACGAGTAATAGTGACTTCATGTAGGAGTAGttcaacaataagagagataacatgtaacaatacgGAGGCAACAATTACAATATGGATGAGTAAATTTGGCAATAGAAGATAGAACATGaaccaacaacttcaaataaaacataTAAGAGTAAATTTAAAAATGTAAGGTATAACATGATGGTACAACTTCAATTTAATTTATATAAGAatcctaagagtctaaaccagtCAAATATTCATATATAaggccgtgtacacactcgtcacctcgagtacacgtctttcacatagttcaaatagtgtaaacaaaccaatccctatcccctacacaaagttaggcaagatacttacctcacaGAAGCTAAATCAAAACTGTAAAAAAGACTTTcccgtgtgaaacaacctccggacggctcgaatctagccaaaataacttaatatcataggaaataattttggataatGAAGTTTCAAACTTTAATGAAAACTagaaagtcaaccccgggcccgcacctcgaaacccgacaaaactcacaaaatccaaacacccattccgatacgagtccaaccatgccaaatcatccaattccgactctgaatcgatgttcaaagctcaattattcactttagaaaaatttagaaaaaaccCTCTAATTTCTCTTGCTAATTCCCatgttttgatgttaaatctaatgaTGGATCCATGTAAACCTCATAGATATATGTTAGAATCACTTAACCCAAGCTTTAGATGACGGTCTAGGTTGAAATCCTTCAAACTCGAGCTCCCAAGTCTCTAAAGTGGTGAAGAATGAAGTTAAAGTCCAAAAATCCCATTTATATAGTACAAGATCTTATCTCCCACAGTGCTGACCACACTTTTTTTGTGGTCCACAGTTCCAAGTTTCGCGGCGGCAATccatattgtgcggccgcacttcagcagTAATGGCACTACAAGTCTTCAATAAATTGATCATAAtattctgtacaaatgtccaaatgatgaacggtttaaatttttggaaactatattcaaaggactacaacttcaATTTTGGATCATCCCCAGATTCTTCATAAATTGAGAGATATAAGCTCTCGAAGTCAGACCATCAAACCTATAGATTTCCTATTACGGCcctcagtgcggtccgcactttgagcaATGCCTCTACACTTTGGGGTCTGTGGCCGCACTTGAGGCTTAGCCTCAGCACTCCAAAAGTGCCCTCAACACTCTAAAAAGTGCCCTCCGTGCTCCTACATCTCTAGAACATCATCAAGCTGACGAAATACTCAAATttgttcaaaactcacccgaacctctcgggaccccgtcctaTCATCCCAACAAGTCCATAACCATTATCTGAACCTATCCAACGTCTCAAAACACCTACAGAAACATCACATCAAAGGATCAAAGACCAAATCACATGTTAaactctcttaagttcataaacttttaaacttccaaCCAAGTGTCTGATTCATGCCTAACCAACTCGGatcacaaccaaactttgcacacaagttccaaatgacataatgaacatATTCCAACTTCATGAACAACAATCCGAACCCGACAACAGTGAAGTCAACTCCCAGACAAACCTATAaattttccaaaccttcaaattgtcaactttcgccaaattgAGCCAAAGCTTtatagaaacatccaaatgaaaattcgggcatactcccaagtccaaaattaccatacggacctaacagaaccatgaaactccaattcgaggtcaaatacataaaagtcaaacttggtaaacttttccaacttaaagcttctaaaatgagagttatttttccaaatcaatgccgaaccactcgaaaaccaaGACCAAagatacacgcaagtcataatacatgatatGAAACTACTCATGAGCTCAAACTACCTAACTTAATGCAAATACCCAAAACGACCGGTCtgatcgttatattctcccccacttaaacatacattcgtcctcgaacgtgccattAGATGTTCTAAGGCtatcaaatcactgtataaactcaccatacacatacACATGGGTGATACCACGACACCTCAATATAAGACAAAAAACACCATATCGACTGaagattattccttccacccacTCTGATAAACCTTAGACCAAATGTTTCACCATCCGATCATTTCCCAAAGACCCGATTCCTACATAAACACACTGTATGAACCTCAACTAGCTACAACAGCTCATGCATACATCCACAAGGTTTAACCATATGCCATGACATATCGGCCATATGACCATAGCAATAATTCTAGCCATAATAGCTTCCTATTACCTAACTCGGTACCGATAGATAGCCTCATATCGActagaaccttgttccaaaccttcccaacactgataatgatgCAGGAAACATGTGAAACTCATAGCTACTCACCCGACCAACAAGTCACCCCCAACGCCATCCGGGCACATACCTCGCAAAAAAACCCAACAAGCACACctcgaatatgactgaatatggaaagaggaacacatgagagaactatcaaacaagttCGACATGtacaactccctatcagtaccatactacgaatctATTCCCCAAAGGAGAAACAAAACATCCGAACTAATCACAAAAGGgtctcatcctaatataactctACGCAGTGCACATGCCGGTCCAAACTTATCAATCCACATGAAAACATGATGATCCCATCCCCatttctgaatcacaagtagaatag
It encodes the following:
- the LOC107781051 gene encoding F-box protein CPR1-like; translated protein: MVHGIMKKLLEDVFIYILLKLPVKSIMRFKCISKTWYILMQSSTFINLHLNRSTKAKDELILFKRSFQEDPFQHKTILSFLFGVDDGYLYPVSPDLDVPYLESTFSSTYDQFIGPCQGLIALINIVDTVLFNPATRNYRLVPPCPFGVPQGFRRYVDGVGFGFDSIANDYKVIRISEVYNDPPYRDPFTREVKVEVYDMSTDSWREMEHVNQEMPRVYWAPCSLVFYNSACHWLAIAPKDKMTILCFDMSTETFNNINMPNTCNSYNGPCYGLVVLDESITMIRYPNTNPEYDAAQDLMQIWIMKRYGVYESWIKKYTIRPLPIESPLAIWKDRMMLLQSRKCFLISYDPKFDKVKELYLHGCPRSLRAISYRESLIQIPCGSENSTQVQKF